A DNA window from Pseudodesulfovibrio thermohalotolerans contains the following coding sequences:
- the rplT gene encoding 50S ribosomal protein L20 — MRVKRGVAAKRRHNKYLKMAKGYRGAGSRLYRTARERVEKALCHSYKDRKRKKREFRKLWIMRINAAARINGMSYSRLMDGLKKAGIELNRKVLADMAVRDPQVFAKIAEAAKAKVS, encoded by the coding sequence ATGAGAGTAAAGCGTGGAGTTGCCGCCAAGCGGCGTCACAACAAATATCTGAAAATGGCCAAGGGTTATCGCGGCGCAGGTTCCCGCCTGTACCGCACCGCTCGTGAGCGCGTGGAAAAGGCTCTGTGCCATTCCTACAAGGACCGGAAGCGCAAGAAGCGCGAGTTCCGGAAGCTGTGGATCATGCGCATCAACGCCGCCGCCCGCATCAACGGCATGTCCTACAGCCGCTTGATGGATGGCCTCAAGAAGGCCGGCATCGAACTGAACCGCAAGGTTCTGGCGGATATGGCAGTGCGCGACCCGCAGGTGTTCGCCAAGATCGCAGAGGCAGCCAAGGCCAAAGTGAGCTAA
- the rpmI gene encoding 50S ribosomal protein L35 — MPKIKTRRAAAKRFSKTATGKFKRRRKNLRHILTKKNAKRKRRLGQSTTVDSTNMKAVRRQLPNG, encoded by the coding sequence ATGCCTAAGATCAAAACCCGCCGTGCAGCCGCCAAGCGGTTTTCCAAGACCGCTACCGGTAAGTTCAAGCGCCGCCGTAAGAATCTCCGGCACATTCTGACTAAGAAGAATGCCAAGAGAAAGCGTCGCCTGGGCCAGTCCACCACCGTGGACTCTACCAACATGAAGGCTGTTCGTCGTCAGTTGCCCAACGGCTAG
- the infC gene encoding translation initiation factor IF-3: MRRDQKREDLVRRNERIRIPKVRVVDDDGEQLGVMATRDALDRAREKGLDLVEVAPNADPPVCKIMDYGKFKYQQQKKLQEAKKKQTVIKIKEVKFRPKTDEHDYQTKLKKIVKFLEGGDRCKVTIFFRGREIVHKDRGLAMLERVVVDTQDLAKVESKPMSEGRTMTMMLAPVKK; this comes from the coding sequence ATCCGCCGGGACCAGAAGAGGGAAGACCTGGTTAGGCGCAACGAAAGGATTCGCATCCCCAAGGTGCGGGTCGTGGATGATGACGGTGAGCAGCTTGGTGTAATGGCAACCCGCGACGCGCTTGATCGCGCACGGGAAAAGGGTCTTGATCTCGTGGAGGTCGCGCCCAACGCCGACCCGCCGGTCTGCAAGATCATGGATTATGGCAAGTTCAAGTACCAGCAGCAGAAAAAGTTGCAGGAAGCCAAAAAGAAACAGACCGTAATCAAGATCAAGGAAGTCAAGTTCCGGCCCAAGACCGATGAGCACGATTACCAGACCAAGCTCAAGAAAATCGTCAAGTTTCTGGAGGGCGGCGACCGTTGCAAGGTTACCATTTTCTTCCGGGGACGTGAAATAGTCCACAAGGACCGCGGGCTTGCCATGCTCGAACGGGTAGTAGTGGACACGCAAGATTTAGCCAAAGTCGAGAGCAAGCCCATGTCGGAAGGACGGACCATGACAATGATGCTCGCTCCGGTGAAAAAATAG
- the thrS gene encoding threonine--tRNA ligase, whose protein sequence is MLVDISGKQVELADGAICADALQEGLSKKQFKNVVAAKCGDATVDLTTPVAGTCTTIEPVFADSEEGLNIIRHSAAHVMAEAVKKLFPTAKVTIGPSIADGFYYDFDYERPFTPEDLEAIEKEMLSSVGANKEFSRTVMSKADAKKMFEAKGETYKSEIMDDLGGDEFSIYTHGDFADLCRGPHVARTGQIKAFKLLSVAGAYWRGDEKNKQLQRIYGTAWENPKALKQYLTRLEEAKKRDHRKLGKQLDLFSFSDEVGPGMSLWHPRGMLLRTILEDFERKEHLKRGYELVQGPIILKRELWEKSGHYDNYRENMYFTEIDEQAYGIKPMNCLAHMIIYKRKIMSYRDLPQRYFELGVVHRHEKSGVLHGLMRVRTFTQDDAHLICRPDQVEEEILNLIKFYQDIYALFNYEFDVELSTRPEKSIGSDSDWELATEGLRQALDKSGMPYAINEGDGAFYGPKIDFHLRDSIGRSWQCGTIQVDFTLPERFDIVYVGEDGERHRPVMIHRAMLGSIERFIGVLTEHCAGAYPVWLAPVQARLLNVTDSQLDFVKKAEAFFVSKGIRVEADTRNEKLGYKIREAQVEKIPYMLVIGDKEVEAGCVNIRSRDGEDPGMVTLEEAAQLILDAATAPFKAGGMSYSFSG, encoded by the coding sequence GTGTTGGTTGATATCTCCGGTAAACAGGTTGAATTGGCAGACGGCGCCATCTGCGCCGACGCCCTTCAGGAAGGGTTGTCCAAAAAACAGTTCAAGAACGTCGTGGCCGCCAAGTGCGGTGATGCGACCGTCGACCTGACCACTCCCGTTGCCGGTACCTGCACTACCATCGAGCCCGTCTTCGCCGATAGCGAGGAAGGGCTCAACATCATTCGCCATTCCGCAGCTCATGTTATGGCTGAAGCCGTCAAGAAGCTGTTTCCCACCGCCAAGGTGACCATCGGCCCCTCCATCGCCGACGGATTCTACTACGACTTCGACTACGAACGTCCGTTCACTCCCGAGGATCTGGAAGCCATCGAGAAGGAGATGCTCTCTTCGGTGGGCGCGAACAAGGAGTTCTCGCGGACGGTCATGTCCAAGGCCGATGCCAAGAAGATGTTCGAGGCCAAGGGCGAGACCTACAAGTCCGAGATCATGGACGACCTGGGCGGCGACGAATTTTCCATCTACACTCACGGCGACTTCGCCGACCTGTGCCGCGGCCCGCATGTCGCCCGCACTGGCCAGATCAAGGCGTTCAAGCTGCTTTCCGTGGCCGGAGCCTACTGGCGCGGCGACGAGAAGAACAAGCAACTCCAGCGCATTTACGGCACCGCCTGGGAGAACCCCAAGGCGCTCAAGCAGTATCTGACCCGGTTGGAGGAGGCCAAGAAGCGCGATCACCGCAAGCTCGGCAAGCAGCTCGACCTGTTCTCCTTCAGCGATGAGGTCGGTCCGGGGATGTCCCTGTGGCATCCGCGCGGCATGTTGCTGCGGACCATTCTTGAGGACTTCGAACGCAAGGAGCACCTCAAGCGCGGTTATGAGCTTGTCCAAGGACCGATCATCCTCAAGCGGGAGCTGTGGGAGAAGTCCGGCCACTACGACAACTACCGCGAAAACATGTATTTCACGGAGATCGACGAGCAGGCTTACGGCATCAAGCCCATGAACTGCCTGGCGCACATGATTATCTACAAACGGAAAATCATGAGCTACCGCGATCTCCCCCAGCGCTACTTCGAACTGGGCGTGGTTCATCGTCACGAGAAGTCCGGCGTGCTCCACGGTCTGATGCGCGTGCGCACCTTCACCCAGGACGACGCGCATCTCATCTGCCGCCCGGATCAGGTGGAGGAGGAAATCCTCAATCTGATAAAGTTCTACCAGGACATCTACGCACTGTTCAATTACGAGTTCGATGTGGAGCTGTCCACCCGACCGGAGAAGTCCATCGGTTCGGATTCGGATTGGGAGCTGGCCACCGAGGGACTGCGTCAGGCGCTGGACAAATCGGGTATGCCGTATGCCATCAACGAGGGCGACGGCGCGTTTTACGGCCCGAAGATCGATTTCCATCTGCGCGACTCCATCGGACGGAGTTGGCAGTGCGGCACGATTCAAGTGGATTTCACCTTGCCAGAGCGCTTTGACATAGTATATGTCGGCGAGGACGGCGAGAGGCACCGGCCTGTGATGATCCATCGCGCCATGCTCGGCTCCATCGAACGCTTCATCGGCGTGCTCACGGAGCATTGTGCGGGCGCGTATCCTGTGTGGCTGGCTCCGGTTCAGGCGCGTTTGTTGAACGTGACTGACTCGCAACTTGATTTTGTTAAGAAAGCCGAAGCGTTCTTTGTCTCCAAGGGCATCCGCGTCGAAGCGGACACCCGCAACGAGAAGCTCGGCTACAAGATACGGGAAGCTCAGGTTGAGAAGATCCCGTACATGTTGGTAATCGGTGACAAAGAGGTTGAGGCCGGGTGCGTCAACATCCGTTCAAGAGACGGAGAGGACCCCGGGATGGTGACACTGGAGGAAGCTGCGCAGTTGATTCTTGATGCTGCAACGGCGCCCTTCAAAGCAGGAGGAATGAGTTATAGCTTTTCGGGGTAA
- a CDS encoding VOC family protein gives MKPIEISPTITVKDLAPARSFYTTHLNGRLVFDCGWYIGLAFGENGPTLHFMQPQSPEHQPYSGGLTCNLKLGSASEVDKAHDRLARAGLPIVMPLEDHPWGDRGFCTLDPYGVALYVYVDIEPSEEFRKYHL, from the coding sequence ATGAAGCCGATAGAAATTTCTCCGACAATCACGGTCAAGGATCTGGCCCCTGCCCGTTCGTTTTACACTACCCACCTGAACGGCCGCCTGGTTTTCGACTGCGGCTGGTACATCGGGCTCGCGTTCGGCGAGAACGGCCCCACTCTGCATTTCATGCAGCCGCAGTCCCCGGAACACCAGCCGTACAGTGGCGGCCTGACCTGCAATCTCAAGCTGGGGAGCGCGTCCGAGGTCGATAAGGCGCACGACCGCCTGGCCCGGGCCGGGTTGCCCATCGTCATGCCGCTGGAGGACCATCCCTGGGGCGACAGGGGGTTCTGCACCCTCGACCCCTACGGCGTGGCCCTCTATGTCTATGTGGATATCGAGCCGAGCGAGGAATTCAGGAAATATCATTTATAA
- a CDS encoding DVU0298 family protein yields MSRFRSIKKAVHDILADDDWQARLVELDDFRPVDLVPPLLSLRLDRLETVRWRSATAFGLTAARMAEASMEKARILMRTLMWYMNEESGNLGWGIPHFMGEAMVNSERIAKEFHKILASYIFCDEECDGNFLDHPELRRDVYWGLARLAATRPELVAHGEKYLVAALDDLDPYNRAYAASVLGLIKAEGARAKMEALANDPVEIRTFLHRELVDTTVGELVRNALEDLK; encoded by the coding sequence ATGTCCAGATTCCGCAGCATCAAAAAGGCCGTTCACGATATCCTGGCAGACGACGATTGGCAGGCCCGGCTTGTCGAGCTTGATGATTTCCGTCCCGTGGACCTTGTCCCGCCGCTTCTGAGCCTGCGTTTGGATCGGCTGGAGACCGTGCGCTGGCGTTCCGCCACGGCCTTCGGTCTGACCGCCGCGCGTATGGCCGAGGCGTCCATGGAGAAGGCCCGTATCCTCATGCGTACGCTCATGTGGTACATGAATGAGGAGTCGGGCAACCTCGGCTGGGGAATTCCCCATTTCATGGGCGAGGCCATGGTCAACAGCGAGCGTATCGCCAAGGAGTTCCATAAAATCCTGGCTTCCTACATATTCTGCGACGAAGAGTGCGACGGTAATTTCCTGGACCACCCGGAGCTGAGGCGGGACGTCTACTGGGGGCTGGCCCGTCTGGCCGCGACCCGTCCCGAGTTGGTGGCCCACGGCGAAAAGTATCTCGTGGCCGCCTTGGACGATCTCGATCCCTACAACCGCGCCTATGCCGCCAGCGTCCTTGGGCTCATCAAGGCCGAAGGGGCCAGAGCCAAGATGGAAGCCCTCGCGAACGATCCCGTCGAGATTCGCACGTTCCTTCATCGCGAGCTCGTCGATACCACCGTGGGCGAACTGGTGCGCAACGCCCTTGAGGATCTCAAGTAG
- a CDS encoding tetratricopeptide repeat protein — protein MEQFDNIDDYIADLKSKLRDNPSCGNTHYNLGVAYLSRRDFVEAEREFLDAVAHSPRMAEAYVQLGGIALQRGDMDSCLSYNVQATQQRPFFAVPWGNIGFVYMQQGDNDKAHKSLKKALKLDPEFAQARATMSSVLIAMGDFEEADQVLKTLLEKHSHFGPGWNNKAIIEAERGNWAEAATCIERAEESGFEVPADFKKEVQDQVAK, from the coding sequence ATGGAACAATTCGACAATATCGATGATTACATTGCCGATCTCAAGTCCAAGCTGCGCGACAACCCCAGTTGCGGCAACACCCACTACAATCTGGGCGTGGCCTATCTTTCCCGCCGCGACTTTGTGGAGGCCGAGCGCGAGTTCCTGGACGCCGTGGCCCATTCTCCGCGCATGGCGGAAGCTTATGTCCAGCTCGGCGGCATCGCCCTGCAGCGCGGCGACATGGATTCCTGCCTGAGCTACAATGTTCAGGCCACCCAGCAGCGGCCGTTCTTCGCCGTGCCCTGGGGCAACATCGGCTTCGTCTACATGCAGCAGGGCGACAACGACAAGGCGCACAAGTCCCTGAAGAAGGCCCTGAAGCTCGATCCCGAGTTCGCCCAGGCCCGGGCGACCATGTCCAGCGTGCTCATCGCCATGGGCGACTTCGAGGAGGCGGACCAGGTCCTCAAGACGCTCCTCGAAAAACACAGCCATTTCGGCCCCGGCTGGAACAACAAGGCTATCATCGAGGCCGAGCGCGGCAACTGGGCCGAGGCGGCCACCTGTATCGAGCGGGCCGAGGAGTCCGGTTTCGAAGTCCCGGCGGATTTCAAGAAGGAAGTACAGGATCAGGTCGCGAAATAA
- a CDS encoding YkgJ family cysteine cluster protein produces the protein MALDFTEYFEKYEAIVAEVDAVFKKFETEMPDLVKCGKGCSDCCYALFDVTLVEAMYINAKFNEKFSGMERSAILDRADKADRQIHKLKRKVFKASQEGRPVNDILLEVAKARVRCPMLDDNDLCSIYESRPITCRLYGVPTSIGGEAHTCNKTGFKGGEKYPTVNMDIILDRLLAIGKEIQTGVGSRFRELGEMLLPVSMAIVTEYDETYLGVGEKTNLRETSPEEEDKPREIIAPAAAKGPGKSAACASCTESKSSCETCGESIVLGGKE, from the coding sequence ATGGCCCTTGATTTTACCGAGTATTTCGAAAAATACGAAGCCATCGTGGCCGAGGTCGATGCGGTCTTCAAGAAATTTGAAACCGAGATGCCGGACCTGGTCAAATGCGGCAAGGGGTGCAGCGACTGTTGCTACGCCCTGTTTGATGTGACGCTGGTCGAGGCCATGTACATCAACGCAAAGTTCAACGAGAAATTTTCCGGCATGGAGCGTTCGGCGATTCTGGACCGGGCCGACAAGGCCGACCGCCAGATCCACAAGCTCAAGCGCAAGGTCTTCAAGGCGAGCCAGGAAGGACGTCCGGTCAACGACATCCTTCTCGAAGTGGCCAAGGCCCGGGTGCGCTGTCCCATGCTGGACGACAACGATCTCTGCTCCATTTACGAGAGCCGGCCCATCACATGCCGGCTGTACGGCGTGCCCACCTCCATCGGCGGCGAGGCCCACACCTGCAACAAGACCGGGTTCAAGGGCGGTGAAAAGTACCCCACCGTGAATATGGACATCATTCTGGACAGGCTCCTGGCCATCGGCAAGGAAATCCAGACCGGCGTAGGCTCCCGGTTCCGCGAGCTGGGCGAGATGCTGCTGCCCGTGTCCATGGCCATCGTCACGGAGTACGACGAGACGTATCTCGGAGTGGGCGAGAAGACCAATCTGCGTGAGACGAGCCCGGAGGAAGAGGATAAGCCGCGCGAAATCATCGCTCCGGCGGCCGCCAAGGGCCCTGGCAAATCCGCAGCCTGCGCCTCCTGCACCGAATCCAAGTCCTCCTGCGAGACCTGCGGCGAGTCCATCGTGCTTGGCGGCAAGGAATAG
- a CDS encoding ferredoxin, producing MGYTITIDTDKCTGDGECVDVCPVEVYELQDGKAVAVNEDECLGCESCVEVCENDAITVEEN from the coding sequence ATGGGCTACACTATCACTATCGACACCGACAAGTGCACCGGCGACGGCGAATGCGTGGACGTTTGCCCCGTTGAAGTTTACGAACTTCAGGACGGCAAGGCCGTTGCGGTCAACGAAGACGAATGTCTCGGTTGTGAGTCCTGCGTCGAGGTCTGTGAGAACGACGCCATCACCGTCGAAGAAAACTAG
- a CDS encoding aminopeptidase, with the protein MFTENELKKYAETLWWGLSTARTEPYAPGDFVLLRFDTDAMPLADAMYDLLIEKGINPIPRQNLTPHMELSFYGKSDENQLTAIAAGEKEFVGGLNGLISLIAPASLTHLQDVDSKRIGQAAVARKFMRDIMEKREQSGDFGWTLCIYPTPALAKAAGLSMDEFKAQVVKACYLDDDNPPARWNEIFEKSQKVKAWLNALDIEHLRIQSEGTDLIVTPGEQRRWLGVSGHNIPSFEIFLSPDWRGTEGVYYADQPSFRSGNFVEGVRLTFEKGVAVKTEAKSGGEFVAKQLTLDEGANRLGEFSLTDRRFSKINAFMANTLFDENFGGPQGNCHVAVGASYADTFAGDQSTLDKARKEELGFNDSALHWDLVNTRQKTVTATLRGGEELVIYKNGEFQHE; encoded by the coding sequence ATGTTCACCGAAAACGAATTGAAAAAATATGCCGAGACCCTGTGGTGGGGTCTGTCCACCGCACGCACCGAGCCATACGCGCCCGGCGACTTCGTGCTGCTGCGCTTCGACACCGACGCCATGCCTCTGGCCGACGCCATGTACGACCTGCTCATAGAGAAAGGGATCAACCCCATCCCCCGCCAAAACCTGACCCCGCACATGGAGCTTTCCTTCTATGGAAAGAGCGACGAAAACCAGCTCACGGCCATCGCGGCGGGCGAAAAGGAATTCGTCGGCGGACTCAACGGGCTCATCTCCCTTATCGCGCCAGCCTCCCTGACGCATCTTCAGGACGTCGACTCCAAGCGCATCGGACAGGCAGCCGTGGCCCGCAAATTCATGCGCGACATCATGGAAAAACGCGAACAGTCCGGCGACTTCGGCTGGACCCTTTGCATCTACCCCACCCCGGCACTGGCCAAGGCGGCGGGATTGTCCATGGACGAATTCAAGGCCCAGGTCGTCAAGGCGTGCTATCTTGACGACGACAACCCGCCCGCCCGCTGGAACGAGATTTTCGAGAAGAGCCAGAAAGTCAAGGCATGGCTCAACGCGCTGGACATCGAGCACCTGCGCATCCAGTCCGAAGGCACCGACCTCATCGTCACTCCCGGCGAACAGCGGCGCTGGCTCGGCGTTTCCGGCCACAACATCCCGTCCTTCGAGATATTCCTCTCCCCGGATTGGCGCGGCACCGAAGGCGTCTACTACGCCGACCAGCCCTCCTTCCGCTCGGGCAACTTCGTCGAAGGTGTGCGCCTGACCTTCGAAAAGGGCGTGGCCGTCAAGACCGAGGCCAAATCCGGCGGCGAGTTCGTGGCCAAGCAACTGACCCTGGACGAGGGCGCGAACCGGCTGGGCGAATTTTCCCTGACCGACCGCCGCTTCTCCAAGATCAACGCCTTCATGGCCAACACCCTGTTCGACGAGAACTTCGGCGGCCCCCAGGGCAACTGCCACGTGGCCGTGGGCGCGTCCTATGCCGACACCTTCGCCGGAGACCAGTCCACCCTGGACAAGGCGAGGAAGGAAGAGCTCGGATTCAACGATTCCGCCCTGCACTGGGACCTGGTCAACACCCGGCAAAAGACCGTCACCGCCACCCTCAGGGGCGGTGAGGAGCTCGTCATCTACAAAAACGGCGAATTCCAACACGAATAA
- a CDS encoding molybdopterin biosynthesis protein translates to MTKRNIYLKTVSPEEAVALAKAHLDREALLGTETVPTHEAAGRVTAGPIYAKYSSPTFHAAAMDGVAVAAESTFLAREDAPVALAHGDEFEFVNTGNPLPQGKNAVVMIENVVQKDETTVLIDAPAFPWQHVRRIGEDIVATELLIPQNRELTPSDIGALISAGIYEVEVRDRVKTIFLPTGDEVLNFLDKPEPSAGQVIESNSQVFRAYANGWGIDADWSAPVPDNEDALRNAVLDGLAKGCHMVVVGAGSSAGSKDYSKKVFESIGKVLVHGISVMPGKPTLLAVTDERSGHPGRLLVGAPGYPVSAVVCHEKILAPVVHWLMGKSVPERERTDIVLARKTPSRPGMREAIRLAAGRIGDNIVGAPLARGAGMITTMTKAQAVAYIPEDVEGVEQGETVRAELTVHKGDLDRVLVHVGSHDNTLDLLANELMGLPEPLRLVSSHAGSMGGLTALKAGSALFAGAHLFDPETGDFNFPFIERYLGELPVTVVNLAIRHQGLIVPKGNPLAIRGVDDLPREDVVFINRQRGAGTRILLDHHLKTAGISPRDVTGYENEEFTHMAVAVNILTGAASCGLGIYAAAKALGLDFVPLAHERYDLIIPEKYIDDERIRTLIEVIGKKDVQARIKAQGGYETDMTGRIMKPGMGLGQD, encoded by the coding sequence ATGACCAAACGCAATATCTACCTGAAGACGGTTTCCCCCGAAGAAGCCGTGGCTCTGGCCAAGGCTCACCTCGACCGCGAGGCCCTGCTCGGCACCGAGACGGTGCCCACCCACGAGGCTGCGGGAAGGGTCACGGCCGGACCGATATACGCAAAATATTCCTCGCCCACTTTCCACGCGGCAGCCATGGATGGCGTGGCCGTGGCGGCGGAGTCAACCTTCCTGGCCCGCGAGGACGCGCCCGTGGCCCTTGCGCACGGTGATGAATTCGAATTCGTCAACACGGGCAATCCCCTGCCCCAAGGCAAGAACGCCGTGGTCATGATCGAAAACGTGGTCCAGAAGGACGAGACCACCGTGCTCATCGACGCGCCCGCCTTCCCGTGGCAGCACGTGCGCCGCATCGGCGAAGACATCGTGGCCACCGAACTGCTTATCCCCCAGAACCGTGAGCTGACGCCGTCCGATATCGGCGCGCTCATCTCGGCTGGCATCTACGAGGTGGAAGTCCGCGACCGGGTCAAGACCATTTTTCTGCCCACGGGCGACGAGGTGCTGAATTTCCTCGATAAGCCGGAACCGAGCGCCGGACAAGTCATCGAATCCAACTCCCAGGTTTTCCGGGCCTATGCAAACGGTTGGGGCATCGACGCGGACTGGTCCGCGCCCGTGCCGGACAATGAGGACGCACTGCGCAACGCGGTTCTGGACGGGCTGGCAAAGGGGTGCCACATGGTGGTGGTCGGCGCGGGATCGAGCGCGGGCAGCAAGGACTATTCGAAAAAGGTGTTCGAATCCATCGGCAAGGTGCTGGTCCACGGCATCTCGGTGATGCCGGGCAAACCCACGCTGCTGGCGGTGACGGACGAACGCAGCGGACATCCGGGCAGGCTCCTGGTCGGCGCGCCGGGCTATCCTGTGTCGGCGGTGGTCTGCCACGAAAAGATTCTCGCGCCCGTGGTCCACTGGCTCATGGGCAAATCCGTGCCCGAGCGCGAGCGGACAGACATCGTCCTGGCCCGGAAGACGCCCTCCAGGCCGGGAATGCGCGAGGCCATCCGGCTGGCCGCCGGGCGCATCGGGGATAACATAGTGGGGGCTCCGCTGGCGCGGGGCGCGGGCATGATAACGACCATGACCAAAGCCCAGGCCGTGGCTTACATTCCCGAGGACGTCGAAGGCGTGGAGCAGGGAGAAACCGTCCGCGCCGAGCTGACGGTCCACAAGGGCGACCTCGACAGGGTGCTGGTCCACGTGGGCAGCCACGACAACACCCTGGACCTGCTCGCCAACGAGCTTATGGGACTGCCGGAACCCTTGCGGCTGGTGTCGAGCCACGCGGGGTCCATGGGCGGCCTGACCGCGCTCAAGGCGGGCTCTGCCCTGTTCGCCGGAGCGCACCTGTTCGACCCCGAAACCGGGGACTTCAACTTCCCGTTCATTGAGCGGTACCTTGGCGAACTCCCGGTAACGGTGGTCAACCTGGCCATCCGCCACCAAGGGCTTATCGTGCCCAAGGGAAACCCGCTGGCCATCCGAGGCGTCGACGACCTGCCCCGCGAGGACGTGGTCTTCATCAACCGCCAGCGGGGGGCCGGAACGCGCATCCTCCTGGATCACCACCTGAAAACAGCGGGCATCAGCCCCCGCGACGTGACCGGATACGAAAACGAGGAGTTCACCCACATGGCCGTGGCCGTGAACATACTCACCGGCGCTGCCTCCTGCGGGCTGGGCATCTATGCGGCGGCCAAGGCGCTGGGCCTGGACTTCGTGCCCCTGGCCCACGAGCGGTATGATCTGATTATCCCCGAAAAATACATCGACGACGAGCGCATCCGCACCCTCATCGAGGTCATAGGGAAAAAGGACGTCCAGGCCAGGATCAAGGCACAGGGCGGATATGAAACGGATATGACCGGCCGGATCATGAAGCCGGGCATGGGGCTGGGACAGGATTAA
- a CDS encoding cold-shock protein has protein sequence MRHTGEVTWFNEQKGFGFILGDDGRDVFVHYTEIVRDGFQTLEPGEKVSFGLVDEEAGPKAVEVRLAEEAGAASLI, from the coding sequence GTGCGACACACGGGCGAAGTAACCTGGTTCAACGAGCAGAAGGGGTTCGGTTTCATCCTTGGCGACGATGGCCGCGACGTCTTTGTCCATTACACGGAAATCGTCCGCGACGGCTTCCAGACCTTGGAGCCTGGTGAAAAAGTCTCCTTTGGCCTTGTGGACGAGGAGGCCGGACCCAAGGCCGTGGAAGTCCGCCTGGCCGAGGAGGCCGGGGCCGCAAGCCTGATTTAA
- a CDS encoding RNA recognition motif domain-containing protein, translated as MSKNIYVGNLPWSATEDEVRAAFEAHGQVSSVKLIEDRETGRPRGFGFVEMDDDSAALDAIEALDGKDFGGRNLKVNEAKPRAERPRW; from the coding sequence ATGTCTAAGAATATCTATGTCGGCAATCTGCCCTGGTCCGCAACCGAAGACGAAGTCCGCGCGGCTTTCGAGGCTCACGGCCAGGTTTCCTCCGTTAAACTGATCGAAGATCGTGAGACCGGCCGTCCCCGCGGTTTCGGTTTTGTTGAAATGGACGACGATTCCGCCGCTCTGGATGCCATTGAAGCTCTGGACGGCAAGGACTTCGGTGGCCGCAACCTGAAGGTCAACGAAGCCAAGCCTCGCGCCGAGCGTCCCCGCTGGTAG